In Stomoxys calcitrans chromosome 2, idStoCalc2.1, whole genome shotgun sequence, the following proteins share a genomic window:
- the LOC106085579 gene encoding ATP synthase-coupling factor 6, mitochondrial yields MLSQTILNGVRVLRVEARRSIGIVAPAMNKASDPIQQLFLDKVREYKQKGSGGKMVDPSPEIQREMKNELDRVAKQYGSDGTTDMTKFPEFKFPEVKVDPITSTN; encoded by the exons atGTTGTCGCAAACTATATTGAATGGTGTTCGAGTATTGCGCGTAGAAGCTCGTCGCAGCATTGGTATCGTTGCACCGGCCATGAACAAAGCTTCGGACCCAATTCAGCAATTATTTCTAGACAAAGTGCGAGAATACAAGCAAAAAGGCTC TGGTGGCAAAATGGTTGATCCATCTCCTGAAATTCAACGTGAAATGAAAAACGAATTGGATCGTGTTGCAAAGCAATACGGCAGCGATGGTACAACCGATATGACAAAGTTTCCCGAATTTAAATTCCCAGAAGTTAAAGTCGATCCCATCACCTCAACCAACTAG